One Coffea eugenioides isolate CCC68of chromosome 2, Ceug_1.0, whole genome shotgun sequence genomic window, AACTTCCTCATCTGAACGGCCAACGCCCTTTCATTTGAAATCTTCTACAGTTTGTCCTCGTTTATGGAATATTCTGGTGCTAGATTACTGCTTTGCTACTAGACGCAATTTCACTTGCATTTAGCCACTGTGCATAGAAAAGGTCAGAAATACAAAATCAAATCATGCTTTATTTGTCATCCAGCAATCTCATTCTCCATGCCACACTTTGTCTTTCCCTCACGGTTTTTCTCTCCTTCCTCAAGATCCCTGCTTTTTTTCTCTATGGCCTCCACACCTATGTCCATCCAGATGATGTCGCTCCCCCTAACAGTAACTCTTCTCGTGGCGGAGGAGGTATCAGAGCTGCGATTCGGCGGCCAGGTACTTTCGACTCTGAACACAAACCCAGAAAAAAATCCAAAGATAAATTTGAGTTTGATGAGAATAAAGCTCAGATCTTTAGGCTAAAGCTCAATGATGATCACTTACAAACAAGGGTTTATTATACCCAGTTTAGTAGTGCTTTTAATTCCAGTCTGGTTGCCATTTCTTGCTTGCTGCTTCACAGATTTTTAAGAGTATCAAAAGATTCTGGGATTTTAGAAAATGGGTCCGTGATCCCGATTTTGTTAGGAATTGTTGGGGTATGTAGATTGTTAATTTTGATTGCCAAGCTTTCATTTGAGCGATCAGCTTCTAAAAGGTCAGAGAGGCTGTTGAGTCTTGTATTTGGGGTTCTTGGGTTTTTCTGGGGCCTCGCGATTGTTTTGGAGATGGTTCCCGGTTGGggtcttgattttgattttgaatcgtTGGACGGATTTGGGAAGTTCTTTATTGCTGTTCTAATGGGCTGCATTGTGGGTCTCTTTTACATCCCAGCTACGAGGAATGCTCGTGCCTTTTGGCTTGGAACTGATCAGATTCGTTCTAATTTGTCCATAATTTCCTGTGGATGGTTTGGAAGAATGCTTCTTTATGGCAATTACTTGTTAGTTGTATTCACTTCCACGCTTTGGGTTGGCCCGTTTACTGAACTCCTCGTCTGCGAGAAATCTGATGGAATCAAAGGGCTTCATTCAAATGGTAGGAACAGATATACTGAGGAGTTGATAGGTAGATTGGGCATGTTGCGATCAGATTTCTACAAGTTCAGGGTTTGGTGCATGTTCAGTTCtggtattttgcaaattttgtcTTTGCGGCCAAATGTGCAGATGTTTTTAAATGAAGCGGTACTGTGTTGGTACCAGAGATTGCATGCCAGTAAGGTCCCTGACTTGGATTATAGCAGGGCAAAAGTTTTCTTGCACAACCATTACATGTTTCTTGTAGTTCTGCAGTTCTTTGCGCCTGCCGCGATTGCACTTCTCCTTCTTGGATTATCCCATATTGATGTTAACTTGCTGGCAGATTTCAAGTTGCCATGTAATCTACTGCCTTGCTCTGCTTTAGTCAAAGAAATGGCCTTGTTTCTGGCTTGGTGGATAACTTTTGTTTGGGCTATATTTACGTCAGTGAGCCTTACTCTTTATAGGCGTGGTTTCCTGTTTGTTTCTTGACAATCCCTGCTCTTCATTGGTGGGCTTTGTGTCTGTTCCTTGAGGACAGAGTTGATtgttttctggtttcatatgcaGCCATGTGATTGTTCGACTAAGGAGAGTTTGTAGCAACAAGTGTTATATGAAAACCACGGCCCTCTCATTCTGCGTTGACTAGTTACAATTTTCCAATGAGCATTAACATTTCTAACAGGTTTTATTCATAATCTTACTTATTTTTAGATTGAGGACAGCTTTGTAGAAACATGTATTGTATTAAAACCATGGCCTTGTCATCCTGCATTGATGAGTTGCAATTTTCTGGCAAGCTGTAACATTTTTCACAGGTTTTATTTGCAACATTCTTCATAATGCCAGTTTGTATTTTATTTCACTCCGCTTGGGTAATTCAATGAGGCAAGACATCTTTGACAATGCATAATTTTCTTAAATAATTTAGGATTGAAAATTCGCTTGCTTCTGATATTCTTCTTCATGTTAATGTTCAAGTGATAACTAATTATGGTTGATTTGGGGTTATGATCTCGGCATTGTGAGGGTAAATTTTTTGTAGTCCTACTATGGTAATGCTTTAGCAAGCTAGAGGTTCTTGAATCTGATCCTTATCTGACTTACAGTAATATATTTACGTAATGTTTGTTAATGGCAACATGGGCTTAGAAGTAGGTTTTTCAACTGTTTTAGCTTTAAGAAGTTGACTGGTGAGTGGAAGAAACAATTATTCTTAGCTGTGTTGAAGTCATTAAAGGGAAATGTAGAGTGTTGGCCTTTGAATAATGTACCATTACAGGTTAAAGTACCTCTTTTTCTTAGCCTTCTTTTGGTTGCTGTTCTTATTGTTAAAGTTAATAGATGTTAATCATAGGTAAATATTTATATTGATCTTTATACCCATGTGCTGCACATGGAGTTAATGCTCTAATTGACTTTTACCCTCCAATAAGTCTCTTTCATGTTTACATAGCCATTCACAATGTTGAATAATCATGCTCAACTGTTCCCAAAGCTATTGATCCCAATTTCGTGCACAAGGTATAATCACATAATGCTGATTTCTTTGCTTCTTGGCCTTTTGGTACTTGTGATATTGGGGATATAGTTACTGCATGTGTGTTCGGCCTTTAGTTTCCTACATGAAGTGGGATTAGTTAACTGCTTAAACCACAGCCTTAATGAACTTCTATTGTCCGTGAAAGTGGAGATTTTCTGAGTATTTGCCTTCTTTGCTTGCCTTGCCTCATTACTCCTATAAGGCTTCTGTTTTGCTTCTGGACAAGCTAAAATACTGCACCCGTTTCCACATTATTATTGCCTTCTAATAGCCAGGAACCCACTGAATCGGACATATTGCATGATACAGAAACTGTTCCAGATATGGCGAGTTTCTACACTTAGTTtggtttttaattttattcaaaGCCACTCTTCAGTACTTTTCCTTCTACTGGATTATGAGAAGCCTTGGACTGAGGAAACAAGTAGAGGCATTGTGACTGGTGCCATAGGAGTTTCAGGAATAAGTTTGTGAATATTGGTGTTTCAATACGACTTGGAGTGCAGGATATGATTGGTATTGTCGCGCCACAGCGAATGACCACAAACTGGGGAGGTTTTCTGCAGTGCATGTCTGGCCTCTGTGCCACCATATCCTGTTATCCTTCCCAGTGGCAGACTTCTGTGTCAGAACAAAAAGATATCTCAGGTCTGGGTAGTTCTTCTCCCTGCTTGTAGGTGATTTAGATGGTAGTTCAGTTCATGTGATAAGCTTGGATACAGCATAGAGAAACTAGGAATGGGTGCAAATAGAGGGGATTCATTATTATGTTTTATGTTAATATGTTTTACCTTTCAATAGTTACAAGCAGCAATGTAGACGTGTGTTCATAACCAGCCACCATCATGGAATGGGATAACCTTTCCTACTTGGACTATTTTTGTGTCTGGATTGGGGGACATAATTAGTCTCATGAAACGTTATCATAGTAAGGAAGTGCTAGAGTAATCTAGAAACTGAGTTGACGCTACGTGCAAAAATGATAGATGAAGTTGTCATGTATTTTCCTTATCTCTACGAGGGAATTGGATTTGCCAATTGTTGTTCCTCTACTTTTTGCTATGTTGAATAGTGGTCTAAATTTtaggattttctttttctagtttcTGTACACTATCCGCTCATTAGTAATTTGAGGATGTCGTATCAGCAATTGCTAAATTGCTGTGTCATGTGTGTTAATAATTGAACTGCAACACTCTGAACTTAAGCAATGTAATggactttatttttttttctcaatattCTCTTTAGCATTCTGAAGGCTTGATTTGGAGTGCTTAATTTTCTGTTGTCTTCTCAACTCCAAttttgtactctttttttttttttgtcagtcGTTATCCCTACTCCTACTCTATTCTAATCTAACTACGGGGAGGTTCAACTGGACCTACGGACCAACGAGGACCAGCACCTATGAATTTTGTACTTTGAAACACGAGATTTTTGCACTGTAAAACATCTTTAATAGGGGAGATTTCCCGGCAGTCTAGCTAAATGCCAATCTGCGTGAAGCATGGAATGTGATGCTCTGTGTAGGCAAGTGATGTATCAGTCGTCCTGCTTGTGCCTGTGCACGGATGCACGATATGAAGAAGAATTggaagggaaagagagagatgGGAAGCATCTTAGGCTTagattggggataatttcagaaacctcccttgaggtttgtGACAATATCACTTGATACCCCTAAATTTTGAGAAATCTTACCACCTCTTTTATTTTCAACTGTTGTAACATTATCAATCTATTTCAAAAATGTATTATTAAAAAACTCAAATTTGGAGAGAGAAAATGTTTTCATGCCAAAATTGCCCTTGTGTTATCCTATTTTCTTCCAAAAGTAAACATACATTACTAAAAGCCTGAAAATAAAGAGAAATAGTGTGAAAGCATAATTCTAATAGAATAAATTATATTAGTTGGTGTTTTGAAGGTACAAAATATTACTATTTTAGAGTATGTTTGAGGTGATTAAagtcaaaaaaattaattttgtacGTTATAAggtgttttagttaatttgaaGAGTTTTACAAATTTAAGAATTTTAAACTTTCTAAATTTTTTCATATGGCAATATTAGAAACAGACTCACTTGACgtgttttaaaaaatgtaaaagtAAACTTTCTTTATTACAAAGTATTTTTTGAATGAATttagaattttataaattgtttaaaattttttaatgttCTAACTTTTTGTCCAAAATTGACGActtgaaaacaagagagagagaaattacTAACAACATGCTAAGATACTTATTCAAGGTATTTTCAGCgcacaaattttatttttctaattatAATAGTtcttcttttgcatttcttgattGATGACTTTAAAAATTGCAAAAGATCTTTCAACCTCATTAATATGTTATAATTCTGAAGGATTTAAATTGGTTTGTTATGAAAATTAAAGGTcgacaagaaaagagaaattttgGAATAGAAATATTTTATCTCTCCCAAAATGAGCttttaaatcatattttttagATGGAttgataaaattataaaaagttaaaaataagGGGGTATGTGAGATTTCTCAACATTCATAAATATCATATGATATTGTCACAAACTTCAGGAGAAGCTTCTGAAATTACCGCTGTGGATTATGTATTTCGAGACACAACTTTTGGAAGGAAATTGAAGATATTCATTTGCTTTATTAGTGTAGATACGTGGTGGATGGACAGCTTCAAGTTGTAGACATAGCAAATATTTTGGATGGAGTTAGATTGGGGGTGAATGTCACGTAGCTCTTTGCCATATATCATCTCATCTCATCTCGTCTGTTATTGCCATCTGAAAAGTCTGTCTGATTTGGGTGAATATGATTTTCCAGTTACTCTTTGTACTATCCAAACACCCCCATTATTATTACATATC contains:
- the LOC113763002 gene encoding uncharacterized protein LOC113763002, with product MLYLSSSNLILHATLCLSLTVFLSFLKIPAFFLYGLHTYVHPDDVAPPNSNSSRGGGGIRAAIRRPGTFDSEHKPRKKSKDKFEFDENKAQIFRLKLNDDHLQTRVYYTQFSSAFNSSLVAISCLLLHRFLRVSKDSGILENGSVIPILLGIVGVCRLLILIAKLSFERSASKRSERLLSLVFGVLGFFWGLAIVLEMVPGWGLDFDFESLDGFGKFFIAVLMGCIVGLFYIPATRNARAFWLGTDQIRSNLSIISCGWFGRMLLYGNYLLVVFTSTLWVGPFTELLVCEKSDGIKGLHSNGRNRYTEELIGRLGMLRSDFYKFRVWCMFSSGILQILSLRPNVQMFLNEAVLCWYQRLHASKVPDLDYSRAKVFLHNHYMFLVVLQFFAPAAIALLLLGLSHIDVNLLADFKLPCNLLPCSALVKEMALFLAWWITFVWAIFTSVSLTLYRRGFLFVS